The DNA region GGGAAGGAAAAACACGGCATGAAGGCTAATCAGCAAGATCAGAGAAAAATAGGTGGGGTCGCTATAGGCGGCTTAATGTGTTTCCTCGCAAGTCAATGGTTTCGTTCCTCTACAAGCTCTGATCTGATCATATCGGGTTACCCGGTTCTGACACTCTTGGGTGGATTCGCTGCGACAGCGGCCTGTATCGGCATTTACAATCAAAGCTGGTTATTCCAGACCCAAAGGCAGACCCTGCGAAGGGTCATGATGACTACGTTGTTTTTATTAATTGGTTTGTTTGAATTGGTTCACATCGTATCTTTTGCCGAAGAAATGCCGAGTGGTGCCATGACCGAGTCCGATTTCTCGCTGAAAATGATGACGCTTGGATCTCTGGTTTGTGCAGCGGGTTTGCTGTTCATTTATACGGTCAAAGAAAAGGAAATTGCGTTACCACGCAAATTTTTGCTGTTTAGCGGAACGCTGGGAATTTTTGTTATGTTATACATATTGGCTATTCAGGAATGGGCTGTGCTGCCAAACTTAATGTCGGGTGATGCAATTAGCGGGATGTTTACCCGGATTCATTTTCTGGTGGGCATCCTGTATGGCGTTACTGCTGCCGTGTTATTCGTTCACTGGAAAAAGAACAGAGAGGGAGATTTGCCTTCCATCCTTTGCGCTATTCTGTGTTTTTTCTATGGCGAATGTTACTTTGTTTCCGCAACGCAGATTAATGATATCAATCTCTTATGGGGTCTGTTCAGCGACTGTTTGGCTTATTTCTTTATCCAGAAGGGTCTATATTCATCTGTAGTGGATACGCCTTTCCTCAAGCAGCAGGTAGCTGAAGCAAAAATGAACTTTATTGCTCATCATGATGATGTGACAGGCCTGCCGAATCGCCGTCGCCTATCTCAACGACTCAAAGTGATGATGGACGAGGCTGTGGTGGAGGAGCAGCTTGTCGGCGTACTGGTACTGAACATTAACCGATTCAAAACGATTAATGATTCACTGGGTCAACAAGCAGCTAACCGTGTACTTCGTCAGGTAGGACAGCGTCTGAAGCATTCTTCGCTCCCCGGAGAGGAAGTGTTCGGACTGGGAAGAGATGAATTCGTTCTGACAATGACAGATTTCTGCATAACAGATACGGCGTTACGGCGGACAAGATCCATTTTGCAACTATTCGAAAAACCTGTAACAGTAGATGGAAACGAATATCATCTCACGCTGGGTATTGGCATGGCGATATTCCCGCACGACGGAGACTCACCGGAGGAGATCATTCAGAATGCGGATACGGCATTGCATCATGCCAAAGATCAGGGAGTGGAGCTCAACCGGTATGCGCACGCGATGCAGATGAAAGCCCAGGAACGGTTGCAGCTTGAGAATGATCTGCGTAAAGCGTTGGATCGGGGACAGTTCTATCTGGTGTATCAGCCGCAGGTTAATTTGGCAAGTGGCTTGATTGTAGGTATGGAGGCTTTGGTACGCTGGCAGCACCCGCTCAGAGGAGCGGTATCCCCTGCTGAATTTATTCCTCTCGCTGAGGAAAGTGGGCTGATTGTTCCTCTAGGAGAATGGGTGTTGCGAGAGGCATGTACACAGAACAAACGGTGGCAGGAAGCGGGTTACCGCAAGCTGTGTGTATCCGTTAACCTGTCTATGAGACAATTCAGGCATTCCCACCTGCTGGATAACATTAGCGGTATCCTCAAGGAAACAGGATTGGAGCCAGTGTGGCTCGAACTTGAGATAACGGAAAGCATGACGTTTGATAAGGACCGAGCCTTTGAACAGTTGCGGAAAATCAAGGAGATTGGTGTTCATATCAGTATTGATGATTTTGGAACAGGGTACAGCTCCCTTCATTATCTGAAAGATCTGCCAATTGATCGACTCAAGATCGACCGTTCCTTTGTCAATGAAGTCATGGAGGATAGTAACAATGCAGCGATTGTGTCGACCATCACATCCATGGCGCATCACTTGCATTTGAAAGTAACAGCTGAGGGTGTGGAAAATGAGGACCAGCTGTCATTTCTTCGTAATCAGCATTGTCACGAGGCTCAGGGGTACTTTTTCAGCAAGCCGATTACAGCAGCGGATTTCGAGGAGAAGTTTTTGAGTGATGTAGATAAACCCACAGGATAGGATGGGCAGAGGCGTAGGACGCTTCTGTCTTTTTTGTTTTGAAAGTTAGGTTGGAAGTGGAAAAAAAGTTGCAAGCCTTGGATGTTCATGGTATATTAGTTTTGTGAAATTCGTGTTAATGTTCCTCGAAACTTAACGGGACGTAGCTCAGCTTGGTAGAGCACCTGGTTTGGGACCAGGGGGTCGCATGTTCAAATCGTGTCGTCCCGATCGTCATTCGTGCGGGTGTAGTTCAATGGTAGAACTTTAGCCTTCCAAGCTAATAGCGTGGGTTCGATTCCCATCACCCGCTTAACTCATGCAACATCCGAAACCCTTGTGAATACAAGGGTTTTATTTTTTTTGGAGGTATATGTACCACAATCGTAATGGATGAAATGTTGATTCCAAATGGCCCATAATAATCGGCTATACATCTGCCAAGCCATATCGCTGAAACCAATTCAAAACCTTTGCTTTTTCCCCATCATCTGGTACAATAACGAAGAAATCGATACTACACATGAATGAGAGGTAACCATACGTCCCATGAAGTAAAACACATGAATTGAACCCCAGTAACTGCAGAGAGTGTATTGACGCAGTCAGCCAGAGCGGCTGAGCAATGAGGGGATTCGTGTGTCTAAATTCAGCTATGGGATCAGGTATGGAGACAGGCAGGCTGTTCTGGCTTAGCTCGTGTGTACCCTTTTAAGGGTTCTTTGTTCATACCGAGGGGTATCTTATGCTTGTTTTTTGACGCTTTATTCAATCCTGAATTGCCAGACCGCCGGCTGATGCCAGCGGTTTTTTTATTTTGAATTGCAGGAAGGATGAGGCCTCATGATGACAATGGTACGCCTACATGAAGTATCAAAAGAGTGGAACGGAAATGAGTTGTTCGCAGGATTGAATCTGGAAATAAATGAAGGCGAGCGGCTCGCCATTCTGGGTCGTAACGGGTGTGGCAAGACTACCTTATTACGCATCATTCTTGGAGAAGAAGAGGGTGGTGGACGCATCGAACGCCACGTTCCGCAGCAGGAGTGGGGGTTCATGCGCCAGCGCTCCATGATCGAACCCGACATCAATGTGCTGGATGCCGTCCGTCAGGAAAGTGGACAGATCTACCAGGTGAAGCGTGACCTGGAAGAACTGGAACAACGTATGGGCGAGGGTGAAGCGGCAGATGAGAAGTCATTACTGGCAGCATACACAATAGCAATGGAACAATATGAGCAATTGAACGGGTATATGTGGGAGACGGAGGTAGAGAAGGTACTGACACGTCTGGGGTTAACGTCGGAACATTGGAGTCGGCCGTATCATTCTTTGAGTGGTGGGCAAAAAACAAAGGCTCGTCTCGCAGGATTGCTGGTCAGTAAACCGAAATTTCTTATTCTGGATGAACCGACGAATCATCTGGATGAAGAGAGCATGCGCTGGCTTGAGGAATGGCTATCCACCTATGCCGGAACCTTGTTGTTTGTCTCTCATGACCGGACCTTTATTGATCAGGTAGCAACGGGCGTCGTCGAGTTCAGCCCGGATGCCCTGACCAAATATAAGGGCGGCTATACAGATTATAAGGGCCACAAGGAACGCGAATGGCGTGAGCAGGAAGCGACCTATCGCAAGCAGGAACTGGAGCGGAAAGCGCTCGAAGAGACGATCCGCAATTACCAGCAGTGGTTTCATCAGGCTCATAATTCAGCGACCGATGTGGAGGTCAAAATCACTCAGAGCTTCTATAAAGCCAAGGCCAACAAGAATATTTCCCGCTA from Paenibacillus sp. JNUCC-31 includes:
- a CDS encoding putative bifunctional diguanylate cyclase/phosphodiesterase gives rise to the protein MKANQQDQRKIGGVAIGGLMCFLASQWFRSSTSSDLIISGYPVLTLLGGFAATAACIGIYNQSWLFQTQRQTLRRVMMTTLFLLIGLFELVHIVSFAEEMPSGAMTESDFSLKMMTLGSLVCAAGLLFIYTVKEKEIALPRKFLLFSGTLGIFVMLYILAIQEWAVLPNLMSGDAISGMFTRIHFLVGILYGVTAAVLFVHWKKNREGDLPSILCAILCFFYGECYFVSATQINDINLLWGLFSDCLAYFFIQKGLYSSVVDTPFLKQQVAEAKMNFIAHHDDVTGLPNRRRLSQRLKVMMDEAVVEEQLVGVLVLNINRFKTINDSLGQQAANRVLRQVGQRLKHSSLPGEEVFGLGRDEFVLTMTDFCITDTALRRTRSILQLFEKPVTVDGNEYHLTLGIGMAIFPHDGDSPEEIIQNADTALHHAKDQGVELNRYAHAMQMKAQERLQLENDLRKALDRGQFYLVYQPQVNLASGLIVGMEALVRWQHPLRGAVSPAEFIPLAEESGLIVPLGEWVLREACTQNKRWQEAGYRKLCVSVNLSMRQFRHSHLLDNISGILKETGLEPVWLELEITESMTFDKDRAFEQLRKIKEIGVHISIDDFGTGYSSLHYLKDLPIDRLKIDRSFVNEVMEDSNNAAIVSTITSMAHHLHLKVTAEGVENEDQLSFLRNQHCHEAQGYFFSKPITAADFEEKFLSDVDKPTG